A single genomic interval of Neisseria leonii harbors:
- the ftsX gene encoding permease-like cell division protein FtsX, whose amino-acid sequence MNAYLRLHLDAAKNAVRHWLRQPVAALLILAMLAVAMMLPLALYLGVQSSQAVLGRLNESPQMTLYMESSADEVDGRAVAALLEADGRIAAQRFVGKAEGLAELQQSMDGQDWVSVLDDNPLPDVFVVSPKDNLAPDEMQALQVHLAQLPMVESVRLDTEWMQTLYQINDLVKKILWFLALTLSMAFVLVAHNTIRLQILSRKEEIEITKLLGAPASFIRRPFLYQAAWQSLAAAGVSLLLCGWLVRATRPLVAQIFQPYGLNLQWRFFTFGETVLVLLVVAGLGIGGAWLAAQQHLLSFKAKK is encoded by the coding sequence ATGAATGCTTATCTGAGATTGCATTTGGACGCGGCGAAAAATGCCGTCCGCCATTGGCTGCGCCAGCCGGTGGCCGCACTGCTGATTCTGGCGATGCTCGCGGTGGCGATGATGCTGCCGCTGGCACTGTATCTGGGGGTGCAGAGCAGTCAGGCGGTATTGGGGCGGCTCAATGAGTCGCCGCAGATGACGCTGTATATGGAAAGCAGTGCCGACGAGGTGGACGGCCGCGCCGTGGCCGCACTGTTGGAGGCGGACGGCCGCATTGCCGCGCAGCGGTTTGTCGGCAAGGCCGAGGGCTTGGCGGAATTGCAGCAGAGTATGGACGGACAGGATTGGGTATCGGTTTTGGACGATAATCCGCTGCCCGATGTGTTTGTCGTCAGCCCCAAGGATAATCTTGCGCCCGATGAAATGCAGGCGTTGCAGGTGCATCTGGCACAGCTGCCGATGGTGGAAAGTGTCAGGCTGGATACCGAATGGATGCAGACGCTGTACCAAATCAATGATTTGGTGAAAAAGATATTGTGGTTTCTCGCCCTGACTTTGAGTATGGCCTTTGTGCTGGTGGCGCACAATACGATCCGTTTGCAGATTTTGAGCCGCAAAGAAGAAATCGAAATTACCAAGCTGCTGGGTGCGCCCGCATCGTTTATCCGCCGCCCTTTTCTCTATCAGGCCGCGTGGCAGAGTCTGGCCGCGGCGGGGGTAAGCCTGCTGCTGTGCGGCTGGCTGGTGCGCGCCACACGCCCTTTGGTGGCGCAGATTTTCCAGCCCTACGGCCTCAATCTCCAATGGCGTTTTTTCACGTTCGGCGAGACGGTGCTGGTGTTGCTGGTGGTGGCCGGGCTGGGCATCGGCGGCGCATGGCTGGCCGCGCAGCAGCATTTGTTGAGTTTTAAGGCGAAGAAGTAA
- a CDS encoding phosphatidylglycerophosphatase A has translation MNPAKPDIRRANACPPCPAGASAADRCIYWLGVGLGSGLPARAPGTWGSLGGLLAALPLVLWGFWPLLAATVAACAVGSYICGRTAELMRRHDDPHIVWDEWAGQWIALLPAAYLYSVRAEQTVGLILAAFVLFRLFDVLKPPPIRWADRHVSGGFGILLDDILAGLMSVGVIGLYLLFGG, from the coding sequence ATGAACCCGGCCAAACCCGATATCCGCCGTGCCAATGCCTGCCCGCCCTGTCCTGCCGGTGCGTCGGCGGCCGACCGCTGCATTTATTGGCTGGGGGTGGGTTTAGGTTCGGGGCTGCCTGCACGTGCGCCGGGCACATGGGGCAGTTTGGGCGGACTGCTGGCCGCCCTGCCGCTGGTGCTGTGGGGGTTTTGGCCGTTGCTGGCCGCCACCGTTGCCGCCTGCGCCGTCGGCAGCTATATCTGCGGGCGCACCGCCGAGCTGATGCGCCGGCATGACGACCCGCATATCGTCTGGGACGAATGGGCCGGACAATGGATCGCCCTGTTGCCCGCCGCTTATCTGTACAGCGTCCGCGCCGAACAGACAGTGGGTTTGATACTTGCGGCCTTTGTACTTTTCCGCCTGTTCGATGTGCTCAAACCGCCGCCGATCCGCTGGGCAGACCGGCACGTCAGCGGCGGTTTCGGTATTCTGCTGGACGATATTCTGGCCGGGTTGATGAGTGTGGGCGTCATCGGGCTGTACCTGCTGTTCGGCGGATAA
- a CDS encoding esterase-like activity of phytase family protein, translating into MMTANLAWRMVLWGGLLWPAAAAASEAVLPYAELAQRAGVSIYHGGYGSSAVGDPADPQRFFALTDRGPNADGAEKGSKIFAVPDYAPVIGHFEIGAGGRVRLLEKIVLKRPDGKLLTGLPNPEGYGATGEQAVDLQGRRLPEDRYGLDGEGLAVAPDGSFWVSDEYGPHIVHFSRSGVELERISPKGVRSDGRKLPAVLAKRRPNRGMEGLDLMPDGKTLVGVMQSTLNNPSRKEAVNQTLTRIVIFDSDTGRTRQYLYRQNGKGFSNSEVRAIDNHRLLINERDGKFAGDGAAQKHVYLVDLRGATDVSDAADGPNGLLVNGKTLEQSSWEELAAAGIRPVEKKLLVDLVQAVGYPHDKFEGMWLLARNRLAVVNDDDFGIDSDGRGGIRSKKLPDGRTDRSTLYVVPLRLPE; encoded by the coding sequence ATGATGACGGCAAATTTGGCTTGGCGGATGGTGTTGTGGGGCGGACTGCTGTGGCCGGCGGCTGCGGCAGCTTCGGAGGCGGTACTGCCGTATGCCGAGTTGGCGCAGCGGGCGGGTGTCAGTATTTACCACGGCGGTTACGGTTCTTCGGCGGTCGGCGATCCGGCCGATCCGCAGCGTTTTTTCGCCCTGACCGACCGCGGCCCCAATGCCGACGGAGCGGAAAAAGGCAGCAAAATTTTCGCCGTACCGGATTATGCGCCGGTTATCGGCCATTTTGAAATCGGTGCGGGCGGGCGTGTGCGCCTGTTGGAAAAAATCGTTCTGAAACGCCCGGACGGCAAGCTGCTGACGGGGCTGCCGAATCCCGAAGGTTATGGTGCGACGGGTGAGCAGGCCGTCGATTTGCAGGGCCGCCGCTTACCGGAAGACCGCTACGGCCTGGACGGCGAAGGTTTGGCCGTCGCACCCGACGGTTCGTTTTGGGTATCGGACGAGTACGGGCCGCATATTGTGCATTTTTCGCGCTCGGGCGTGGAGTTGGAGCGCATCAGCCCGAAGGGTGTGCGTTCAGACGGCCGCAAACTGCCTGCCGTGCTGGCCAAGCGGCGGCCGAACAGGGGTATGGAGGGGTTGGATTTGATGCCCGACGGCAAAACGCTGGTGGGCGTGATGCAGTCCACGCTGAATAATCCGAGCCGTAAAGAAGCCGTCAATCAAACGCTGACCCGCATCGTAATCTTCGATTCGGACACCGGCCGCACCCGCCAATATCTTTACCGCCAAAACGGCAAAGGTTTTTCCAATTCGGAAGTTCGTGCCATTGACAACCACCGCCTGCTGATTAACGAGCGGGACGGGAAGTTTGCCGGAGACGGCGCGGCACAGAAGCATGTGTATCTGGTCGATTTGCGCGGCGCAACCGATGTTTCCGATGCTGCCGACGGTCCGAACGGCCTGCTGGTGAACGGCAAAACGCTGGAACAGTCGTCATGGGAAGAGCTGGCGGCGGCGGGAATCCGTCCGGTAGAGAAAAAATTGCTGGTCGATTTGGTGCAGGCAGTCGGTTATCCGCACGACAAATTCGAGGGTATGTGGCTGTTGGCGCGCAACCGTCTGGCCGTTGTCAATGACGACGATTTCGGTATCGATTCAGACGGCCGCGGAGGTATCCGCAGTAAAAAACTGCCCGACGGCCGAACCGACCGCAGTACGCTGTATGTCGTACCGCTCCGGCTGCCCGAATAG
- a CDS encoding NgoBV family restriction endonuclease, producing the protein MRLTSEQIFNKLITDDQILKLNGQIRFFLGDVDIVVKQKDVVGNIIQEWLGGWLEAREIEFDVSTNTQMPPDFFLNKKDHKYNLLEVKAFNRNASPGFDIADFKMYSDEIIRKPYMLDVDYLIFGYDMNIENGTVTIKDLWLKKVWQITRRMDGWPINLQVKKGIVHKIRPGVWYSVKKGNIPMFDCLEDFISAIEETVYQNPATRHNAASWKRQFLESYKKHYGKTLSIPRWHEIESKYQVKK; encoded by the coding sequence ATGCGTCTTACATCGGAACAAATCTTTAACAAACTGATTACTGACGACCAGATTTTAAAACTAAATGGGCAAATCAGGTTCTTTTTGGGCGATGTAGATATTGTTGTCAAACAAAAAGATGTGGTTGGCAATATTATTCAAGAATGGCTTGGCGGATGGCTGGAAGCAAGAGAAATTGAGTTTGATGTTTCCACCAATACACAAATGCCGCCTGATTTTTTCCTTAATAAAAAAGATCATAAGTATAATTTATTGGAAGTAAAGGCATTTAACCGAAATGCCAGCCCTGGTTTTGATATTGCCGACTTTAAAATGTATTCGGATGAAATTATCCGAAAACCCTATATGTTGGATGTAGATTATCTGATATTTGGTTATGATATGAATATCGAAAACGGTACGGTTACCATTAAAGATTTATGGTTAAAGAAAGTGTGGCAAATTACTCGTAGAATGGACGGCTGGCCGATTAATCTGCAAGTGAAGAAAGGAATCGTACATAAAATAAGACCAGGTGTCTGGTACAGTGTCAAAAAAGGGAATATCCCTATGTTTGACTGTCTAGAAGATTTTATATCCGCCATCGAAGAAACTGTGTATCAGAACCCCGCCACTCGACACAATGCTGCATCATGGAAACGTCAGTTTTTAGAATCTTATAAAAAACATTATGGTAAAACTCTTTCCATCCCCCGATGGCACGAAATTGAATCTAAATACCAAGTCAAAAAATGA
- a CDS encoding DUF3418 domain-containing protein, which translates to MQNMKSHTNMPSENLSGSLKTPVKPRYRLTKLGEQMARLPIDPKIARILLAAKKHDCMAEILVIASALSIQDPRERPLEAREAAAKAHERFTDKQSDFLAYLNIWDSFQRERDKGLSNKQLVQWCHQYFLSHLRMREWRELHRQLAEIAIEMGLTSKEQVFRRPPEQAQLRPSENQGDQDLSAKLKQKQLDKKAHRSRIRAAKEAGYEQIHRALLTGLIANVGMKSPDGRDYTGARGAHFHLFPTSALFKSKPKWVMAAELVETTRLYARDVAEIQPEWIEQEAPHLVRYHYFEPHWEQKRGEVVAAERVTLYGLTVLPRRPVAYGRIAPEEAREIFIRSALVAQECDLKADFFVHNQKLIQEVGELEHKSRRQDVLVDEEALFDFYHQSLPEFYMPSENVGRILESDKPASSNTLSDTSIRPTPTTKRPSENAKPLADIRTFQSWLKTAERDNPRLLFLTRDDLMQHAAAHITEEQFPPFYKTADGKFKLSYRFEPHHPLDGVTLTVPLTVLNRLSAPALEWLVPGMLREKIQLLIKALPKQIRRVCVPVPEFVTRFLESEPDRQAPIIPQLAHFIAKSAGDMRLLGQIDSDGWAAFKLPEHCYFNLRVADDGGQELGMGRDLAQLQRELGQAAAVTFRDNTQEFERDNLTAWDIGTLPESIKFARGKQQLTGFLGLKKEKNGSIALRLFDTPEAAADAHRQGVIALMALQLKEHMKDLNKGIQGFTQAAMLLKHIPADTLRDDLTAAVCDRAFIGDDELPRSEKAFKEQIKRARSRLPAVKEAVSRYIQETAAAYTELNGKLANGRHPLAPLLRGRMQNLLSAGFAARTPWPQWPRLSVYLKAMTLRMEKYSGNPARDAAREADIQALETMLAEKTDSLTRQNLPVSDGLAAFSWQLEELRVSLFAQELKTPYPVSVKRLMKEWDNLTK; encoded by the coding sequence ATGCAAAACATGAAAAGCCATACGAATATGCCGTCTGAAAATCTTTCAGGCAGCCTGAAAACACCCGTCAAACCCCGCTACCGCCTAACCAAACTCGGCGAGCAAATGGCGCGGTTGCCCATTGATCCGAAAATCGCGCGCATTTTGTTGGCGGCGAAAAAGCACGACTGTATGGCGGAAATCTTGGTGATTGCTTCCGCCCTCTCCATTCAAGACCCGCGCGAGCGGCCGCTCGAAGCGCGCGAAGCGGCTGCCAAGGCGCATGAGCGGTTTACCGACAAGCAGTCCGACTTTCTGGCCTATCTGAATATTTGGGACAGCTTCCAGCGCGAGCGCGATAAAGGCTTGTCGAACAAACAGTTGGTGCAGTGGTGCCACCAATATTTCTTATCGCACCTGCGGATGCGCGAATGGCGCGAGCTGCACCGCCAATTGGCCGAAATCGCCATTGAAATGGGTTTGACCAGCAAAGAGCAGGTATTCAGACGGCCGCCCGAACAGGCGCAGTTAAGGCCGTCTGAAAACCAAGGCGACCAAGATTTGTCCGCCAAACTCAAACAGAAACAGTTGGATAAAAAAGCACACCGCAGCCGAATCCGCGCCGCCAAAGAAGCGGGCTACGAACAAATCCACCGCGCGCTGCTCACGGGCTTAATCGCCAACGTCGGTATGAAGTCGCCCGACGGCCGCGACTACACCGGCGCACGCGGGGCGCACTTTCATCTGTTTCCGACTTCCGCTTTGTTCAAATCCAAGCCTAAATGGGTGATGGCGGCGGAATTGGTGGAAACCACGCGGCTGTACGCGCGCGATGTGGCGGAAATCCAACCCGAATGGATCGAGCAGGAAGCACCGCATTTGGTGCGCTACCATTACTTCGAGCCGCATTGGGAGCAGAAGCGCGGCGAAGTGGTGGCCGCCGAACGGGTCACGCTTTACGGCCTGACCGTGCTGCCGCGCCGCCCCGTCGCCTACGGCCGCATCGCGCCCGAAGAAGCGCGCGAAATCTTTATCCGCAGCGCACTGGTAGCGCAGGAATGCGATTTGAAAGCGGATTTTTTCGTCCACAATCAAAAACTGATTCAAGAAGTCGGCGAGTTGGAACACAAATCGCGGCGGCAGGACGTGCTGGTAGACGAAGAGGCTTTGTTTGATTTTTATCATCAAAGTCTGCCCGAATTTTATATGCCGTCTGAAAATGTAGGTCGGATTCTTGAATCCGACAAACCAGCTTCATCAAACACCTTGTCGGATACGAGTATCCGGCCTACACCTACTACCAAACGGCCGTCTGAAAACGCCAAACCGCTGGCCGATATCCGCACCTTCCAAAGCTGGCTCAAAACCGCCGAACGCGACAACCCGCGCCTGCTGTTCCTGACCCGCGACGACCTGATGCAGCACGCCGCCGCGCACATTACCGAAGAGCAGTTCCCGCCGTTCTACAAAACCGCCGACGGCAAGTTCAAACTGAGCTACCGCTTCGAGCCGCACCACCCGCTCGACGGCGTTACTCTCACTGTGCCGCTTACCGTACTCAACCGCCTGTCCGCCCCCGCGCTGGAATGGCTGGTACCCGGTATGCTGCGCGAAAAAATCCAGCTGCTGATTAAAGCCCTGCCCAAACAAATCCGCCGCGTGTGCGTGCCCGTACCCGAATTTGTTACCCGTTTTCTCGAAAGCGAACCCGACCGCCAGGCCCCCATCATTCCGCAGCTGGCACACTTTATCGCCAAAAGCGCGGGCGATATGCGCCTGCTCGGACAAATCGACTCAGACGGCTGGGCGGCGTTCAAACTGCCCGAACACTGCTATTTCAACCTGCGCGTGGCAGACGACGGCGGGCAGGAACTGGGCATGGGGCGCGACTTGGCACAACTGCAGCGCGAGCTGGGACAGGCTGCGGCCGTTACCTTCCGCGACAACACCCAAGAATTCGAGCGCGACAATCTGACCGCGTGGGACATCGGCACGCTGCCCGAATCCATCAAATTCGCCCGCGGCAAACAGCAGCTCACCGGCTTTTTGGGGCTGAAAAAAGAAAAAAACGGCAGTATCGCCCTGCGCCTGTTCGATACACCCGAGGCCGCTGCTGATGCACACCGCCAAGGCGTGATTGCCCTGATGGCCTTGCAGCTTAAAGAGCATATGAAAGATTTAAACAAAGGCATCCAAGGCTTCACCCAGGCGGCCATGCTGCTCAAACACATTCCCGCCGACACCCTGCGCGACGACTTGACCGCCGCCGTGTGCGACCGCGCCTTTATCGGCGACGACGAACTGCCGCGCAGCGAAAAAGCGTTTAAAGAACAAATCAAACGCGCCCGCAGCCGCCTGCCCGCCGTTAAAGAAGCCGTCAGCCGCTATATACAGGAAACAGCCGCCGCCTACACCGAACTGAACGGCAAACTCGCCAACGGCCGCCACCCGCTCGCCCCCCTGCTGCGCGGGCGTATGCAAAACCTGTTATCGGCCGGTTTCGCCGCGCGCACCCCGTGGCCGCAATGGCCGCGCCTGAGCGTGTACCTCAAAGCCATGACCCTGCGCATGGAAAAATACAGCGGCAACCCCGCCCGCGACGCGGCGCGCGAAGCCGATATTCAGGCATTGGAAACAATGCTGGCGGAAAAAACCGACAGCCTGACCCGGCAAAACCTGCCCGTTTCAGACGGCCTGGCCGCATTTTCATGGCAGCTGGAAGAACTGCGCGTGTCGCTGTTCGCACAGGAATTGAAAACACCCTATCCCGTGTCGGTCAAACGGCTGATGAAAGAGTGGGACAATCTGACAAAATAA
- a CDS encoding DNA cytosine methyltransferase: protein MQHIKFIDLFSGMSGIRKGFEAACLKQGLSAECVFTSEIKPAALTVLKQNYPDEIQHGDITAIHADDIPEFDVLLAGFPCQAFSFAGKRLGFEDTRGTLFFDVARILEAKKPKGFILENVEGLVTHDRQDPKQPIGRTLSVILETLNALGYHVSWKVLNAKDFGVPQNRKRIYLAGSLKTQPDFSFFRKSDIKLKNILETGLPTQNSPFIKKILAKYPVKKLYGKSVKDKRGGANNIHSWDIELKGPVSDDEKALLNCLLKERRKKKWAGEIGIEWMDGMPLTKNQIATFYPHPELQTLLSSLTEKGYLSFEHPKQKIGGLRVKDETLPKGYNIVTGKKSFEINKILDPEDIAPTLVAMDMEHLFVVDNDGLRTLTIREGLRLFGYPDDYLFDVSKKDGFDLLGNTVVVPVIEAVSEKLLHVI, encoded by the coding sequence ATGCAACATATTAAATTCATTGATTTATTTTCCGGAATGAGCGGAATCAGGAAAGGCTTTGAAGCCGCCTGCCTGAAACAAGGACTTTCTGCGGAGTGTGTTTTCACATCCGAAATCAAACCTGCCGCCCTAACCGTCTTAAAACAGAATTACCCTGATGAAATTCAACACGGCGACATTACAGCAATCCACGCAGACGATATTCCCGAATTTGACGTTTTGCTGGCAGGTTTCCCATGTCAGGCATTTTCGTTTGCTGGAAAAAGGCTTGGCTTTGAAGATACTAGAGGCACACTATTTTTTGATGTGGCACGGATTTTGGAAGCGAAAAAACCAAAAGGGTTTATTTTGGAAAATGTCGAAGGGTTAGTAACCCACGACAGACAAGACCCGAAGCAACCAATCGGCAGAACTCTTTCTGTGATTTTGGAAACCTTAAATGCACTGGGCTACCATGTTTCATGGAAAGTACTGAATGCAAAAGACTTCGGCGTTCCGCAAAATCGAAAACGGATTTATTTAGCAGGCAGCCTGAAAACCCAACCTGATTTTTCCTTTTTCCGAAAGTCCGACATCAAGTTGAAAAATATTTTGGAAACGGGACTGCCGACTCAAAACAGCCCTTTTATCAAGAAAATACTGGCTAAATATCCCGTAAAAAAGCTGTATGGAAAATCCGTAAAAGACAAGCGCGGCGGGGCAAACAATATCCATAGCTGGGACATAGAATTGAAAGGTCCAGTTTCGGATGACGAAAAAGCATTGTTGAACTGCCTATTAAAGGAAAGACGGAAAAAGAAATGGGCAGGGGAAATCGGTATCGAATGGATGGATGGGATGCCTTTGACGAAAAATCAAATTGCCACCTTTTATCCTCATCCTGAACTGCAAACCCTTTTAAGCAGCCTGACCGAAAAAGGCTATCTGTCTTTTGAGCATCCCAAGCAAAAAATTGGTGGATTACGTGTAAAAGATGAAACCTTGCCCAAGGGATACAATATTGTCACAGGAAAAAAATCGTTTGAAATCAATAAAATTTTAGACCCAGAAGACATTGCCCCGACCTTGGTTGCAATGGATATGGAACATCTTTTCGTTGTTGATAACGATGGCTTGCGTACACTTACCATAAGGGAGGGGTTGAGGTTATTCGGCTATCCCGATGATTATTTATTTGATGTTTCCAAAAAAGACGGTTTTGACTTATTGGGAAATACTGTTGTTGTCCCCGTTATTGAAGCTGTATCGGAAAAACTATTACATGTTATTTAA
- a CDS encoding glycerophosphodiester phosphodiesterase family protein, with protein MKPLTAICLILAANAAFAAPKIIAHRAGAADAPENTVSAIGQALKNRADMIWITVQLSKDNIPVLYRPINLSANTDAEGRISDYTAAQLAKLNAGFRFQANGRYPYRNRRLPIPTLEEVLKRYPQTPFLIDLKSPDADPAVFAQALTGVIERTGAKDRVRFYSTEPKFIQSIGHYPTFADRSQTRAALAQAALAGEDCGSEDFDREYWHGFELNRKVKVVEKFTLGEGASDAILTWSAHEMDCFNRHAPQKVILFGINTWADYRKAEALGAYGIMTDTPKRFNTGNRHR; from the coding sequence ATGAAACCCTTGACCGCCATCTGTCTGATACTTGCGGCCAACGCCGCATTCGCCGCCCCCAAAATCATCGCGCACCGCGCGGGTGCCGCAGACGCGCCGGAAAATACCGTTTCCGCCATCGGCCAAGCTCTGAAAAACCGTGCCGACATGATTTGGATTACCGTGCAGCTGTCAAAGGACAACATACCCGTCCTGTACCGTCCGATCAATCTGTCGGCCAACACCGATGCCGAAGGCCGAATCTCGGACTATACGGCAGCACAACTGGCAAAACTGAATGCGGGCTTCCGGTTTCAGGCAAACGGCCGCTATCCTTACCGCAACCGCCGACTGCCCATCCCCACTTTGGAAGAAGTATTAAAACGTTACCCGCAAACCCCGTTCCTGATCGACCTGAAATCACCCGATGCCGATCCGGCCGTCTTTGCACAGGCTCTGACCGGCGTGATAGAACGGACGGGCGCAAAAGACAGGGTGCGCTTTTATTCCACCGAACCTAAATTTATCCAAAGCATCGGACACTACCCGACCTTTGCCGACCGCAGTCAAACCAGAGCCGCACTGGCTCAGGCAGCACTGGCGGGAGAGGACTGCGGCAGCGAAGATTTCGACCGGGAATACTGGCACGGATTTGAATTAAACAGAAAAGTGAAAGTGGTAGAAAAATTCACCTTGGGCGAAGGCGCAAGCGATGCCATCCTGACTTGGTCGGCACACGAAATGGACTGTTTTAACCGCCATGCGCCGCAAAAAGTGATTTTATTCGGTATCAATACTTGGGCGGATTACCGGAAAGCCGAAGCCCTCGGCGCATACGGCATCATGACCGATACGCCGAAACGGTTTAATACCGGCAACCGGCACCGCTGA
- the orn gene encoding oligoribonuclease, which produces MQNPNHLCWLDMEMTGLNPETDRIIEVAVVITDADLNVVAQSEVFAIHQSDAVLDAMDEWCTATHGRTGLTERVRRSSYTEAEVEQKLLDFLALWLPPQASPLCGNSVHQDRRFMVKYMPRLADYFHYRNLDVSTLKELARRWHPAVAKSVAKRGAHQALDDILESIEELRHYREHFLKLPEHS; this is translated from the coding sequence ATGCAGAACCCGAACCATTTGTGCTGGCTGGATATGGAAATGACCGGCCTGAACCCCGAGACCGACCGCATCATTGAAGTGGCGGTGGTGATCACCGATGCCGATCTGAACGTTGTGGCACAGTCGGAAGTATTCGCGATTCATCAGAGCGATGCCGTGCTGGACGCGATGGATGAATGGTGCACCGCCACCCACGGGCGCACCGGCCTGACCGAACGCGTACGCCGGTCGTCCTATACCGAAGCCGAAGTCGAGCAGAAACTGCTGGATTTCCTTGCCCTCTGGCTGCCGCCGCAGGCCAGCCCGCTGTGCGGCAACAGCGTCCATCAGGACCGCCGTTTTATGGTGAAATATATGCCGCGTCTGGCCGACTATTTCCACTACCGCAATCTTGATGTGTCCACGCTGAAAGAATTGGCGCGCCGCTGGCATCCGGCTGTGGCAAAAAGCGTGGCCAAACGCGGTGCGCATCAGGCATTGGACGATATTCTCGAAAGCATCGAAGAATTGCGCCACTACCGCGAACATTTCCTGAAACTGCCTGAGCATAGCTGA
- the hrpA gene encoding ATP-dependent RNA helicase HrpA — MPHPDLAQTLARDRHFLQNAFHHPKKFGGLAAVQAKYQKSHDIYRKRLSALPRPQYDGTLPVHARRDDIKTAVQNHQVTIICGETGSGKTTQLPKICLELGRGAAGLIGHTQPRRLAARSVAERIAEELQSEIGSVVGYKVRFNDNTSRDAYVKLMTDGILLAETQTDRFLTAYDTIIIDEAHERSLNIDFLLGYLKQLLPRRPDLKIIITSATIDAERFSKHFNNAPVLEVSGRTYPVEILYRPLHAADEDEAEIEIADAIVDAADELAQLGSGDILVFLPGEREIREAAEALRKSPLRRHDDILPLFARLSNAEQHKIFHPSGSKRRIVLATNVAETSLTVPGIKYVIDTGLARVKRYSARAKVEQLHVEKISQAAANQRAGRCGRVSAGVAVRLYSEDDFNQRPAFTDPEIVRSNLAAVILRMAALNLGDVAAFPFLEAPDQRYINDGFQVLLELGAVEEAV, encoded by the coding sequence ATGCCGCACCCCGACCTTGCCCAAACCCTCGCCCGCGACCGCCATTTCCTGCAAAACGCCTTTCACCATCCCAAAAAATTCGGCGGTTTGGCAGCCGTGCAGGCAAAATACCAAAAATCACACGATATTTACCGCAAACGCCTGTCCGCCCTGCCCCGCCCGCAATACGACGGCACGCTGCCGGTACACGCGCGGCGGGACGACATCAAAACCGCCGTTCAAAACCATCAGGTAACCATCATCTGCGGCGAAACCGGTTCGGGCAAAACCACGCAGCTGCCGAAAATCTGTCTGGAACTGGGGCGCGGCGCGGCGGGCTTAATCGGCCACACCCAGCCACGCCGTCTGGCCGCGCGTTCCGTTGCCGAACGGATCGCCGAAGAATTGCAGTCGGAAATCGGCAGCGTGGTCGGCTACAAAGTGCGCTTCAACGACAACACCTCGCGCGATGCCTATGTGAAGCTGATGACAGACGGCATTCTGCTGGCCGAAACGCAGACCGACCGTTTCCTCACCGCCTACGACACCATCATCATCGACGAAGCGCACGAACGCAGCCTGAACATCGATTTTCTGCTGGGCTACCTGAAACAACTGCTGCCGCGCCGCCCCGATTTAAAAATCATCATTACCTCGGCCACCATCGATGCCGAGCGTTTTTCCAAACACTTCAACAACGCCCCCGTGCTGGAAGTGAGCGGGCGCACCTATCCCGTCGAAATCCTTTACCGGCCGCTGCACGCGGCAGACGAAGACGAAGCGGAAATCGAAATCGCCGATGCCATCGTCGATGCCGCCGACGAGCTGGCGCAATTGGGCAGCGGCGATATTCTCGTGTTCCTGCCCGGCGAACGCGAAATCCGCGAAGCCGCCGAAGCCCTGCGCAAATCGCCGCTGCGCCGCCACGACGACATTCTGCCGCTGTTCGCCCGCCTCTCCAACGCCGAACAGCACAAAATTTTCCACCCATCGGGCAGCAAACGGCGCATCGTACTGGCCACCAACGTCGCCGAAACCTCGCTTACCGTGCCGGGCATCAAATATGTCATCGATACAGGACTGGCACGGGTCAAACGCTATTCCGCCCGCGCCAAAGTCGAACAGCTGCACGTTGAAAAAATCTCGCAGGCCGCCGCCAACCAACGCGCGGGACGCTGCGGCCGCGTCTCGGCGGGCGTGGCGGTGCGGCTGTATTCGGAAGACGATTTCAACCAACGCCCCGCCTTTACCGACCCCGAAATCGTCCGCAGCAACCTCGCCGCCGTCATCCTGCGCATGGCCGCGCTGAACCTGGGCGATGTGGCGGCGTTCCCGTTTCTCGAAGCACCCGACCAGCGGTATATCAACGACGGGTTTCAGGTGTTATTGGAACTGGGGGCCGTGGAGGAGGCCGTCTGA